One segment of Palaemon carinicauda isolate YSFRI2023 chromosome 35, ASM3689809v2, whole genome shotgun sequence DNA contains the following:
- the LOC137627281 gene encoding paternally-expressed gene 3 protein-like, with product MSPIRRRNTTSPTRRWNRISPTRRRYTIPPTSRRNKKSPTHRKNTISPTRRWNRISPTRRGNTISLTLRKNTSSSTRRRHRISPTRRRNKISPASRWNRISPTCRRNTISPTRRRNTISPTRRRNTISPTRRRNRISPTSKRNRISPTQRRNAISPTHKRNTIYPTRRRNTIYPTRRGNTKEYNISYSQKEYNISHSQKEYNISYSQKEYIIIYSQKDYNISYSQKEYNISYSQKEYNISQSQKEYNISYSQKEYIIIYLQKDYNISYSQKEYIIIYPQKEYNISYSQKEYNISYSQKEYNISYSQKEYNISYSQKEYNISHSQKEYNISYSQKEYNISYSQKEYCISYSQKEYNISYSQKEYNISYSQKEYNISHSQKEYNISYSQKEYNISHSQKEYNISYSQKEYCISHSQKEYNISYSQKEYCISYSQKEYCISYSQKEYNISYSQKEYNISYSQKEYNISHSQKEYNISYSQKEYCISHSQKEYNISYSQKEYCISYSQKEYCISYSQKEYNISYSQKEYNISYSQKE from the exons ATGTCTCCTATTCGCAGAAGGAATACAACGTCTCCTACTCGCAGATGGAATAGAATATCTCCCACTCGCAGAAGATATACAATACCTCCTACTAGCAGAAGGAATAAAAAGTCTCCTACTCACAGAAagaatacaatatctcctactcgcaGATGGAATAGAATATCTCCCACTCGTAGAGGGAACACAATATCTCTTACTCTCAGAAAGAATACATCATCATCTACTCGCAGAAGGCATAGGATATCTCCTACTCGTAGAAGGAATAAAATATCTCCTGCTAGCAGATGGAATAGAATATCTCCCACTTGCAGAAggaatacaatatctcctactcgcaGAAggaatacaatatctcctactcgcaGAAggaatacaatatctcctactcgcaGAAGGAATAGAATATCTCCCACCAGCAAAAGGAATAGAATATCTCCCACTCAAAGAAGGAATGCAATATCTCCCACTCACAAAAGGAATACAATATATCCCACTCGCAGAAGAAATACAATATATCCTACTCGCAGAGGGAATACA AAggaatacaatatctcctactcacAGAAGGAATACAATATCTCCCACTCACAGAAGGAATACAATATCTCTTACTCACAGAAGGAATACATCATCATCTACTCACAGAAGgactacaatatctcctactcgcaGAAGGAATACAATATCTCATACTCACAGAAGGAATACAATATCTCCCAATCACAGAAGGAATACAATATCTCTTACTCACAGAAGGAATACATCATCATCTACTTACAGAAGgactacaatatctcctactcgcaGAAGGAATACATCATCATCTACCCACAGAAGGAATACAATATTTCCTACTCGCAGAAggaatacaatatctcctactcacAGAAagaatacaatatctcctactcgcaAAAggaatacaatatctcctactcacAGAAAGAATACAATATCTCCCACTCGCAGAAggaatacaatatctcctactcgcaGAAggaatacaatatctcctactcgcaGAAGGAATACTGTATCTCCTACTCGCAGAAggaatacaatatctcctactcgcaGAAagaatacaatatctcctactcgcaGAAGGAATACAATATCTCCCACTCGCAGAAggaatacaatatctcctactcgcaGAAAGAATACAATATCTCCCACTCGCAGAAggaatacaatatctcctactcgcaGAAGGAATACTGTATCTCCCACTCGCAGAAGGAATATAATATCTCCTACTCGCAGAAGGAATACTGTATCTCCTACTCGCAGAAGGAATACTGTATCTCCTACTCGCAGAAGGAATACAATATTTCCTACTCGCAGAAagaatacaatatctcctactcgcaGAAGGAATACAATATCTCCCACTCGCAGAAggaatacaatatctcctactcgcaGAAGGAATACTGTATCTCCCACTCGCAGAAGGAATATAATATCTCCTACTCGCAGAAGGAATACTGTATCTCCTACTCGCAGAAGGAATACTGTATCTCCTACTCGCAGAAGGAATACAATATTTCCTACTCGCAGAAagaatacaatatctcctactcgcaGAAGGAATAA